A window of the Synchiropus splendidus isolate RoL2022-P1 chromosome 6, RoL_Sspl_1.0, whole genome shotgun sequence genome harbors these coding sequences:
- the LOC128760259 gene encoding proto-oncogene tyrosine-protein kinase Src-like isoform X6, with product MVAHSVLPKLHRHHCLHMGAGKSKPKEPGQRSMSLDGTIGTGSDSGHFHHLGPAQQTQTPNRSPAFGTGRRAHPSQHQHAPTNTPELALFGGVDHTGTITSPQRGPLSGGVTTFVALYDYESRTASDLTFRKGDRLQIVNNTEGDWWLARSLTTGESGYIPSNYVAPSDSIQAEEWYFGKITRRDSERILLNLQNRRGTFLVRESETTKGAYCLSVLDYDNTKGLNVKHYKIRKLDSGGFYITSRTQFTSLQQLVFHYRKHSDGLCHALTDVCPVAKPQTQGLARDAWEIPRESLRLDLKLGQGCFGEVWMGTWNGTTRVAIKTLKPGTMSPEAFLQEAQVMKKLRHEKLVQLYAVVSEEPIYIVTEYMSQGSLLDFLKGEAGKMLRLPQLVDMAAQIAAGMAYVERMNYVHRDLRAANILVGDSLVCKVADFGLARLIEDNEYTARQGAKFPIKWTAPEAALYGRFTIKSDVWSFGVLLTELATKGRVPYPGMVNREVLDQVERGYRMPCPSECPGSLHDLMLSCWRKDPEERPTFEYLQGFLEDYFTSTEPQYQPGENL from the exons GTCTGCATATGGGGGCGGGCAAGAGTAAGCCCAAGGAGCCGGGCCAGCGCTCCATGAGCCTGGATGGAACCATCGGCACCGGCTCAGACAGCGGGCACTTCCACCACCTAGGCCCGGCCCAGCAGACCCAAACCCCCAACAGGAGTCCTGCTTTTGGCACCGGCAGGCGGGCACATCCGAGCCAGCATCAACATGCGCCGACAAATACTCCGGAGTTGGCTCTGTTCGGAGGGGTGGACCACACCGGCACCATCACATCACCTCAGAGAGGTCCGCTGTCCG GAGGCGTTACTACGTTCGTGGCGCTGTACGACTATGAATCACGGACAGCGTCTGATCTGACCTTTCGGAAAGGCGACAGGCTGCAGATTGTAAACAACAC AGAAGGAGACTGGTGGCTCGCTCGCTCCCTGACCACGGGGGAAAGCGGATACATCCCCAGCAACTACGTGGCTCCGTCCGACTCCATCCAAGCAGAAGA GTGGTATTTTGGGAAGATCACTCGCCGTGACTCGGAAAGGATCCTGTTGAACTTGCAAAACAGACGGGGAACCTTTTTAGTGAGGGAGAGTGAAACGACCAAAG GAGCGTACTGCCTGTCCGTGTTGGACTACGACAACACCAAAGGTCTGAATGTCAAGCATTACAAGATCAGAAAGCTGGACAGTGGTGGCTTCTACATCACCTCTCGCACCCAGTTCACCAGCCTACAGCAGCTCGTCTTCCATTACCGCA AGCACTCTGACGGGCTGTGCCACGCTCTCACAGATGTGTGTCCAGTGGCCAAACCTCAGACGCAGGGACTTGCCAGGGATGCCTGGGAGATTCCTCGAGAATCCCTACGACTCGACCTTAAACTGGGTCAGGGCTGTTTTGGAGAAGTCTGGATGG GCACGTGGAATGGCACGACCCGTGTAGCCATCAAGACCCTAAAGCCCGGCACCATGTCTCCAGAGGCCTTTCTTCAGGAAGCACAGGTCATGAAGAAGCTCAGGCACGAAAAGCTGGTCCAGCTTTATGCCGTCGTGTCTGAGGAGCCCATCTACATTGTGACGGAATACATGAGTCAAG GCAGCTTACTGGACTTCCTGAAAGGTGAAGCAGGAAAAATGCTGCGTCTGCCGCAGCTGGTGGACATGGCTGCTCAG ATCGCGGCTGGAATGGCGTACGTGGAGAGGATGAACTACGTCCACCGAGACTTGCGAGCTGCCAACATCCTGGTGGGAGACAGTCTGGTGTGTAAGGTGGCTGACTTCGGTCTAGCGAGACTCATTGAAGACAACGAGTACACGGCAAGACAAG GAGCGAAGTTCCCGATCAAGTGGACGGCACCAGAAGCGGCGCTGTACGGCCGTTTTACAATAAAGTCAGATGTCTGGTCATTTGGTGTGCTGCTGACAGAGCTGGCCACTAAAGGCAGAGTGCCATATCCAG GTATGGTGAACCGTGAGGTCCTTGACCAGGTGGAGCGCGGCTACAGAATGCCCTGCCCATCTGAGTGCCCCGGATCGTTGCACGACCTTATGCTGTCCTGCTGGAGGAAGGATCCAGAAGAGAGGCCAACATTCGAGTACCTTCAGGGCTTCCTAGAGGACTACTTCACCTCCACAGAACCCCAGTATCAGCCTGGGGAGAACCTATAG
- the LOC128760259 gene encoding proto-oncogene tyrosine-protein kinase Src-like isoform X4 codes for MVAHSVLPKLHRHHCLHMGAGKSKPKEPGQRSMSLDGTIGTGSDSGHFHHLGPAQQTQTPNRSPAFGTGRRAHPSQHQHAPTNTPELALFGGVDHTGTITSPQRGPLSGGVTTFVALYDYESRTASDLTFRKGDRLQIVNNTKKYSFREGDWWLARSLTTGESGYIPSNYVAPSDSIQAEEWYFGKITRRDSERILLNLQNRRGTFLVRESETTKGAYCLSVLDYDNTKGLNVKHYKIRKLDSGGFYITSRTQFTSLQQLVFHYRKHSDGLCHALTDVCPVAKPQTQGLARDAWEIPRESLRLDLKLGQGCFGEVWMGTWNGTTRVAIKTLKPGTMSPEAFLQEAQVMKKLRHEKLVQLYAVVSEEPIYIVTEYMSQGSLLDFLKGEAGKMLRLPQLVDMAAQIAAGMAYVERMNYVHRDLRAANILVGDSLVCKVADFGLARLIEDNEYTARQGAKFPIKWTAPEAALYGRFTIKSDVWSFGVLLTELATKGRVPYPGMVNREVLDQVERGYRMPCPSECPGSLHDLMLSCWRKDPEERPTFEYLQGFLEDYFTSTEPQYQPGENL; via the exons GTCTGCATATGGGGGCGGGCAAGAGTAAGCCCAAGGAGCCGGGCCAGCGCTCCATGAGCCTGGATGGAACCATCGGCACCGGCTCAGACAGCGGGCACTTCCACCACCTAGGCCCGGCCCAGCAGACCCAAACCCCCAACAGGAGTCCTGCTTTTGGCACCGGCAGGCGGGCACATCCGAGCCAGCATCAACATGCGCCGACAAATACTCCGGAGTTGGCTCTGTTCGGAGGGGTGGACCACACCGGCACCATCACATCACCTCAGAGAGGTCCGCTGTCCG GAGGCGTTACTACGTTCGTGGCGCTGTACGACTATGAATCACGGACAGCGTCTGATCTGACCTTTCGGAAAGGCGACAGGCTGCAGATTGTAAACAACAC GAAAAAGTACAGCTTCAG AGAAGGAGACTGGTGGCTCGCTCGCTCCCTGACCACGGGGGAAAGCGGATACATCCCCAGCAACTACGTGGCTCCGTCCGACTCCATCCAAGCAGAAGA GTGGTATTTTGGGAAGATCACTCGCCGTGACTCGGAAAGGATCCTGTTGAACTTGCAAAACAGACGGGGAACCTTTTTAGTGAGGGAGAGTGAAACGACCAAAG GAGCGTACTGCCTGTCCGTGTTGGACTACGACAACACCAAAGGTCTGAATGTCAAGCATTACAAGATCAGAAAGCTGGACAGTGGTGGCTTCTACATCACCTCTCGCACCCAGTTCACCAGCCTACAGCAGCTCGTCTTCCATTACCGCA AGCACTCTGACGGGCTGTGCCACGCTCTCACAGATGTGTGTCCAGTGGCCAAACCTCAGACGCAGGGACTTGCCAGGGATGCCTGGGAGATTCCTCGAGAATCCCTACGACTCGACCTTAAACTGGGTCAGGGCTGTTTTGGAGAAGTCTGGATGG GCACGTGGAATGGCACGACCCGTGTAGCCATCAAGACCCTAAAGCCCGGCACCATGTCTCCAGAGGCCTTTCTTCAGGAAGCACAGGTCATGAAGAAGCTCAGGCACGAAAAGCTGGTCCAGCTTTATGCCGTCGTGTCTGAGGAGCCCATCTACATTGTGACGGAATACATGAGTCAAG GCAGCTTACTGGACTTCCTGAAAGGTGAAGCAGGAAAAATGCTGCGTCTGCCGCAGCTGGTGGACATGGCTGCTCAG ATCGCGGCTGGAATGGCGTACGTGGAGAGGATGAACTACGTCCACCGAGACTTGCGAGCTGCCAACATCCTGGTGGGAGACAGTCTGGTGTGTAAGGTGGCTGACTTCGGTCTAGCGAGACTCATTGAAGACAACGAGTACACGGCAAGACAAG GAGCGAAGTTCCCGATCAAGTGGACGGCACCAGAAGCGGCGCTGTACGGCCGTTTTACAATAAAGTCAGATGTCTGGTCATTTGGTGTGCTGCTGACAGAGCTGGCCACTAAAGGCAGAGTGCCATATCCAG GTATGGTGAACCGTGAGGTCCTTGACCAGGTGGAGCGCGGCTACAGAATGCCCTGCCCATCTGAGTGCCCCGGATCGTTGCACGACCTTATGCTGTCCTGCTGGAGGAAGGATCCAGAAGAGAGGCCAACATTCGAGTACCTTCAGGGCTTCCTAGAGGACTACTTCACCTCCACAGAACCCCAGTATCAGCCTGGGGAGAACCTATAG
- the LOC128760259 gene encoding proto-oncogene tyrosine-protein kinase Src-like isoform X3, with protein sequence MIFLQRAFKFDVGLHMGAGKSKPKEPGQRSMSLDGTIGTGSDSGHFHHLGPAQQTQTPNRSPAFGTGRRAHPSQHQHAPTNTPELALFGGVDHTGTITSPQRGPLSGGVTTFVALYDYESRTASDLTFRKGDRLQIVNNTEGDWWLARSLTTGESGYIPSNYVAPSDSIQAEEWYFGKITRRDSERILLNLQNRRGTFLVRESETTKGAYCLSVLDYDNTKGLNVKHYKIRKLDSGGFYITSRTQFTSLQQLVFHYRSESRPSRPCGSLLGFLMILNLSEHSDGLCHALTDVCPVAKPQTQGLARDAWEIPRESLRLDLKLGQGCFGEVWMGTWNGTTRVAIKTLKPGTMSPEAFLQEAQVMKKLRHEKLVQLYAVVSEEPIYIVTEYMSQGSLLDFLKGEAGKMLRLPQLVDMAAQIAAGMAYVERMNYVHRDLRAANILVGDSLVCKVADFGLARLIEDNEYTARQGAKFPIKWTAPEAALYGRFTIKSDVWSFGVLLTELATKGRVPYPGMVNREVLDQVERGYRMPCPSECPGSLHDLMLSCWRKDPEERPTFEYLQGFLEDYFTSTEPQYQPGENL encoded by the exons GTCTGCATATGGGGGCGGGCAAGAGTAAGCCCAAGGAGCCGGGCCAGCGCTCCATGAGCCTGGATGGAACCATCGGCACCGGCTCAGACAGCGGGCACTTCCACCACCTAGGCCCGGCCCAGCAGACCCAAACCCCCAACAGGAGTCCTGCTTTTGGCACCGGCAGGCGGGCACATCCGAGCCAGCATCAACATGCGCCGACAAATACTCCGGAGTTGGCTCTGTTCGGAGGGGTGGACCACACCGGCACCATCACATCACCTCAGAGAGGTCCGCTGTCCG GAGGCGTTACTACGTTCGTGGCGCTGTACGACTATGAATCACGGACAGCGTCTGATCTGACCTTTCGGAAAGGCGACAGGCTGCAGATTGTAAACAACAC AGAAGGAGACTGGTGGCTCGCTCGCTCCCTGACCACGGGGGAAAGCGGATACATCCCCAGCAACTACGTGGCTCCGTCCGACTCCATCCAAGCAGAAGA GTGGTATTTTGGGAAGATCACTCGCCGTGACTCGGAAAGGATCCTGTTGAACTTGCAAAACAGACGGGGAACCTTTTTAGTGAGGGAGAGTGAAACGACCAAAG GAGCGTACTGCCTGTCCGTGTTGGACTACGACAACACCAAAGGTCTGAATGTCAAGCATTACAAGATCAGAAAGCTGGACAGTGGTGGCTTCTACATCACCTCTCGCACCCAGTTCACCAGCCTACAGCAGCTCGTCTTCCATTACCGCAGTGAGTCACGTCCGTCCCGTCCCTGCGGCAGTTTGTTAGGATTTCTAATGATTTTAAATCTTTCAGAGCACTCTGACGGGCTGTGCCACGCTCTCACAGATGTGTGTCCAGTGGCCAAACCTCAGACGCAGGGACTTGCCAGGGATGCCTGGGAGATTCCTCGAGAATCCCTACGACTCGACCTTAAACTGGGTCAGGGCTGTTTTGGAGAAGTCTGGATGG GCACGTGGAATGGCACGACCCGTGTAGCCATCAAGACCCTAAAGCCCGGCACCATGTCTCCAGAGGCCTTTCTTCAGGAAGCACAGGTCATGAAGAAGCTCAGGCACGAAAAGCTGGTCCAGCTTTATGCCGTCGTGTCTGAGGAGCCCATCTACATTGTGACGGAATACATGAGTCAAG GCAGCTTACTGGACTTCCTGAAAGGTGAAGCAGGAAAAATGCTGCGTCTGCCGCAGCTGGTGGACATGGCTGCTCAG ATCGCGGCTGGAATGGCGTACGTGGAGAGGATGAACTACGTCCACCGAGACTTGCGAGCTGCCAACATCCTGGTGGGAGACAGTCTGGTGTGTAAGGTGGCTGACTTCGGTCTAGCGAGACTCATTGAAGACAACGAGTACACGGCAAGACAAG GAGCGAAGTTCCCGATCAAGTGGACGGCACCAGAAGCGGCGCTGTACGGCCGTTTTACAATAAAGTCAGATGTCTGGTCATTTGGTGTGCTGCTGACAGAGCTGGCCACTAAAGGCAGAGTGCCATATCCAG GTATGGTGAACCGTGAGGTCCTTGACCAGGTGGAGCGCGGCTACAGAATGCCCTGCCCATCTGAGTGCCCCGGATCGTTGCACGACCTTATGCTGTCCTGCTGGAGGAAGGATCCAGAAGAGAGGCCAACATTCGAGTACCTTCAGGGCTTCCTAGAGGACTACTTCACCTCCACAGAACCCCAGTATCAGCCTGGGGAGAACCTATAG
- the LOC128760259 gene encoding proto-oncogene tyrosine-protein kinase Src-like isoform X2, with protein sequence MSMSILLPQKCGVKGLHMGAGKSKPKEPGQRSMSLDGTIGTGSDSGHFHHLGPAQQTQTPNRSPAFGTGRRAHPSQHQHAPTNTPELALFGGVDHTGTITSPQRGPLSGGVTTFVALYDYESRTASDLTFRKGDRLQIVNNTEGDWWLARSLTTGESGYIPSNYVAPSDSIQAEEWYFGKITRRDSERILLNLQNRRGTFLVRESETTKGAYCLSVLDYDNTKGLNVKHYKIRKLDSGGFYITSRTQFTSLQQLVFHYRSESRPSRPCGSLLGFLMILNLSEHSDGLCHALTDVCPVAKPQTQGLARDAWEIPRESLRLDLKLGQGCFGEVWMGTWNGTTRVAIKTLKPGTMSPEAFLQEAQVMKKLRHEKLVQLYAVVSEEPIYIVTEYMSQGSLLDFLKGEAGKMLRLPQLVDMAAQIAAGMAYVERMNYVHRDLRAANILVGDSLVCKVADFGLARLIEDNEYTARQGAKFPIKWTAPEAALYGRFTIKSDVWSFGVLLTELATKGRVPYPGMVNREVLDQVERGYRMPCPSECPGSLHDLMLSCWRKDPEERPTFEYLQGFLEDYFTSTEPQYQPGENL encoded by the exons GTCTGCATATGGGGGCGGGCAAGAGTAAGCCCAAGGAGCCGGGCCAGCGCTCCATGAGCCTGGATGGAACCATCGGCACCGGCTCAGACAGCGGGCACTTCCACCACCTAGGCCCGGCCCAGCAGACCCAAACCCCCAACAGGAGTCCTGCTTTTGGCACCGGCAGGCGGGCACATCCGAGCCAGCATCAACATGCGCCGACAAATACTCCGGAGTTGGCTCTGTTCGGAGGGGTGGACCACACCGGCACCATCACATCACCTCAGAGAGGTCCGCTGTCCG GAGGCGTTACTACGTTCGTGGCGCTGTACGACTATGAATCACGGACAGCGTCTGATCTGACCTTTCGGAAAGGCGACAGGCTGCAGATTGTAAACAACAC AGAAGGAGACTGGTGGCTCGCTCGCTCCCTGACCACGGGGGAAAGCGGATACATCCCCAGCAACTACGTGGCTCCGTCCGACTCCATCCAAGCAGAAGA GTGGTATTTTGGGAAGATCACTCGCCGTGACTCGGAAAGGATCCTGTTGAACTTGCAAAACAGACGGGGAACCTTTTTAGTGAGGGAGAGTGAAACGACCAAAG GAGCGTACTGCCTGTCCGTGTTGGACTACGACAACACCAAAGGTCTGAATGTCAAGCATTACAAGATCAGAAAGCTGGACAGTGGTGGCTTCTACATCACCTCTCGCACCCAGTTCACCAGCCTACAGCAGCTCGTCTTCCATTACCGCAGTGAGTCACGTCCGTCCCGTCCCTGCGGCAGTTTGTTAGGATTTCTAATGATTTTAAATCTTTCAGAGCACTCTGACGGGCTGTGCCACGCTCTCACAGATGTGTGTCCAGTGGCCAAACCTCAGACGCAGGGACTTGCCAGGGATGCCTGGGAGATTCCTCGAGAATCCCTACGACTCGACCTTAAACTGGGTCAGGGCTGTTTTGGAGAAGTCTGGATGG GCACGTGGAATGGCACGACCCGTGTAGCCATCAAGACCCTAAAGCCCGGCACCATGTCTCCAGAGGCCTTTCTTCAGGAAGCACAGGTCATGAAGAAGCTCAGGCACGAAAAGCTGGTCCAGCTTTATGCCGTCGTGTCTGAGGAGCCCATCTACATTGTGACGGAATACATGAGTCAAG GCAGCTTACTGGACTTCCTGAAAGGTGAAGCAGGAAAAATGCTGCGTCTGCCGCAGCTGGTGGACATGGCTGCTCAG ATCGCGGCTGGAATGGCGTACGTGGAGAGGATGAACTACGTCCACCGAGACTTGCGAGCTGCCAACATCCTGGTGGGAGACAGTCTGGTGTGTAAGGTGGCTGACTTCGGTCTAGCGAGACTCATTGAAGACAACGAGTACACGGCAAGACAAG GAGCGAAGTTCCCGATCAAGTGGACGGCACCAGAAGCGGCGCTGTACGGCCGTTTTACAATAAAGTCAGATGTCTGGTCATTTGGTGTGCTGCTGACAGAGCTGGCCACTAAAGGCAGAGTGCCATATCCAG GTATGGTGAACCGTGAGGTCCTTGACCAGGTGGAGCGCGGCTACAGAATGCCCTGCCCATCTGAGTGCCCCGGATCGTTGCACGACCTTATGCTGTCCTGCTGGAGGAAGGATCCAGAAGAGAGGCCAACATTCGAGTACCTTCAGGGCTTCCTAGAGGACTACTTCACCTCCACAGAACCCCAGTATCAGCCTGGGGAGAACCTATAG
- the LOC128760259 gene encoding proto-oncogene tyrosine-protein kinase Src-like isoform X1 — translation MVAHSVLPKLHRHHCLHMGAGKSKPKEPGQRSMSLDGTIGTGSDSGHFHHLGPAQQTQTPNRSPAFGTGRRAHPSQHQHAPTNTPELALFGGVDHTGTITSPQRGPLSGGVTTFVALYDYESRTASDLTFRKGDRLQIVNNTEGDWWLARSLTTGESGYIPSNYVAPSDSIQAEEWYFGKITRRDSERILLNLQNRRGTFLVRESETTKGAYCLSVLDYDNTKGLNVKHYKIRKLDSGGFYITSRTQFTSLQQLVFHYRSESRPSRPCGSLLGFLMILNLSEHSDGLCHALTDVCPVAKPQTQGLARDAWEIPRESLRLDLKLGQGCFGEVWMGTWNGTTRVAIKTLKPGTMSPEAFLQEAQVMKKLRHEKLVQLYAVVSEEPIYIVTEYMSQGSLLDFLKGEAGKMLRLPQLVDMAAQIAAGMAYVERMNYVHRDLRAANILVGDSLVCKVADFGLARLIEDNEYTARQGAKFPIKWTAPEAALYGRFTIKSDVWSFGVLLTELATKGRVPYPGMVNREVLDQVERGYRMPCPSECPGSLHDLMLSCWRKDPEERPTFEYLQGFLEDYFTSTEPQYQPGENL, via the exons GTCTGCATATGGGGGCGGGCAAGAGTAAGCCCAAGGAGCCGGGCCAGCGCTCCATGAGCCTGGATGGAACCATCGGCACCGGCTCAGACAGCGGGCACTTCCACCACCTAGGCCCGGCCCAGCAGACCCAAACCCCCAACAGGAGTCCTGCTTTTGGCACCGGCAGGCGGGCACATCCGAGCCAGCATCAACATGCGCCGACAAATACTCCGGAGTTGGCTCTGTTCGGAGGGGTGGACCACACCGGCACCATCACATCACCTCAGAGAGGTCCGCTGTCCG GAGGCGTTACTACGTTCGTGGCGCTGTACGACTATGAATCACGGACAGCGTCTGATCTGACCTTTCGGAAAGGCGACAGGCTGCAGATTGTAAACAACAC AGAAGGAGACTGGTGGCTCGCTCGCTCCCTGACCACGGGGGAAAGCGGATACATCCCCAGCAACTACGTGGCTCCGTCCGACTCCATCCAAGCAGAAGA GTGGTATTTTGGGAAGATCACTCGCCGTGACTCGGAAAGGATCCTGTTGAACTTGCAAAACAGACGGGGAACCTTTTTAGTGAGGGAGAGTGAAACGACCAAAG GAGCGTACTGCCTGTCCGTGTTGGACTACGACAACACCAAAGGTCTGAATGTCAAGCATTACAAGATCAGAAAGCTGGACAGTGGTGGCTTCTACATCACCTCTCGCACCCAGTTCACCAGCCTACAGCAGCTCGTCTTCCATTACCGCAGTGAGTCACGTCCGTCCCGTCCCTGCGGCAGTTTGTTAGGATTTCTAATGATTTTAAATCTTTCAGAGCACTCTGACGGGCTGTGCCACGCTCTCACAGATGTGTGTCCAGTGGCCAAACCTCAGACGCAGGGACTTGCCAGGGATGCCTGGGAGATTCCTCGAGAATCCCTACGACTCGACCTTAAACTGGGTCAGGGCTGTTTTGGAGAAGTCTGGATGG GCACGTGGAATGGCACGACCCGTGTAGCCATCAAGACCCTAAAGCCCGGCACCATGTCTCCAGAGGCCTTTCTTCAGGAAGCACAGGTCATGAAGAAGCTCAGGCACGAAAAGCTGGTCCAGCTTTATGCCGTCGTGTCTGAGGAGCCCATCTACATTGTGACGGAATACATGAGTCAAG GCAGCTTACTGGACTTCCTGAAAGGTGAAGCAGGAAAAATGCTGCGTCTGCCGCAGCTGGTGGACATGGCTGCTCAG ATCGCGGCTGGAATGGCGTACGTGGAGAGGATGAACTACGTCCACCGAGACTTGCGAGCTGCCAACATCCTGGTGGGAGACAGTCTGGTGTGTAAGGTGGCTGACTTCGGTCTAGCGAGACTCATTGAAGACAACGAGTACACGGCAAGACAAG GAGCGAAGTTCCCGATCAAGTGGACGGCACCAGAAGCGGCGCTGTACGGCCGTTTTACAATAAAGTCAGATGTCTGGTCATTTGGTGTGCTGCTGACAGAGCTGGCCACTAAAGGCAGAGTGCCATATCCAG GTATGGTGAACCGTGAGGTCCTTGACCAGGTGGAGCGCGGCTACAGAATGCCCTGCCCATCTGAGTGCCCCGGATCGTTGCACGACCTTATGCTGTCCTGCTGGAGGAAGGATCCAGAAGAGAGGCCAACATTCGAGTACCTTCAGGGCTTCCTAGAGGACTACTTCACCTCCACAGAACCCCAGTATCAGCCTGGGGAGAACCTATAG
- the LOC128760259 gene encoding proto-oncogene tyrosine-protein kinase Src-like isoform X5, producing MGAGKSKPKEPGQRSMSLDGTIGTGSDSGHFHHLGPAQQTQTPNRSPAFGTGRRAHPSQHQHAPTNTPELALFGGVDHTGTITSPQRGPLSGGVTTFVALYDYESRTASDLTFRKGDRLQIVNNTEGDWWLARSLTTGESGYIPSNYVAPSDSIQAEEWYFGKITRRDSERILLNLQNRRGTFLVRESETTKGAYCLSVLDYDNTKGLNVKHYKIRKLDSGGFYITSRTQFTSLQQLVFHYRSESRPSRPCGSLLGFLMILNLSEHSDGLCHALTDVCPVAKPQTQGLARDAWEIPRESLRLDLKLGQGCFGEVWMGTWNGTTRVAIKTLKPGTMSPEAFLQEAQVMKKLRHEKLVQLYAVVSEEPIYIVTEYMSQGSLLDFLKGEAGKMLRLPQLVDMAAQIAAGMAYVERMNYVHRDLRAANILVGDSLVCKVADFGLARLIEDNEYTARQGAKFPIKWTAPEAALYGRFTIKSDVWSFGVLLTELATKGRVPYPGMVNREVLDQVERGYRMPCPSECPGSLHDLMLSCWRKDPEERPTFEYLQGFLEDYFTSTEPQYQPGENL from the exons ATGGGGGCGGGCAAGAGTAAGCCCAAGGAGCCGGGCCAGCGCTCCATGAGCCTGGATGGAACCATCGGCACCGGCTCAGACAGCGGGCACTTCCACCACCTAGGCCCGGCCCAGCAGACCCAAACCCCCAACAGGAGTCCTGCTTTTGGCACCGGCAGGCGGGCACATCCGAGCCAGCATCAACATGCGCCGACAAATACTCCGGAGTTGGCTCTGTTCGGAGGGGTGGACCACACCGGCACCATCACATCACCTCAGAGAGGTCCGCTGTCCG GAGGCGTTACTACGTTCGTGGCGCTGTACGACTATGAATCACGGACAGCGTCTGATCTGACCTTTCGGAAAGGCGACAGGCTGCAGATTGTAAACAACAC AGAAGGAGACTGGTGGCTCGCTCGCTCCCTGACCACGGGGGAAAGCGGATACATCCCCAGCAACTACGTGGCTCCGTCCGACTCCATCCAAGCAGAAGA GTGGTATTTTGGGAAGATCACTCGCCGTGACTCGGAAAGGATCCTGTTGAACTTGCAAAACAGACGGGGAACCTTTTTAGTGAGGGAGAGTGAAACGACCAAAG GAGCGTACTGCCTGTCCGTGTTGGACTACGACAACACCAAAGGTCTGAATGTCAAGCATTACAAGATCAGAAAGCTGGACAGTGGTGGCTTCTACATCACCTCTCGCACCCAGTTCACCAGCCTACAGCAGCTCGTCTTCCATTACCGCAGTGAGTCACGTCCGTCCCGTCCCTGCGGCAGTTTGTTAGGATTTCTAATGATTTTAAATCTTTCAGAGCACTCTGACGGGCTGTGCCACGCTCTCACAGATGTGTGTCCAGTGGCCAAACCTCAGACGCAGGGACTTGCCAGGGATGCCTGGGAGATTCCTCGAGAATCCCTACGACTCGACCTTAAACTGGGTCAGGGCTGTTTTGGAGAAGTCTGGATGG GCACGTGGAATGGCACGACCCGTGTAGCCATCAAGACCCTAAAGCCCGGCACCATGTCTCCAGAGGCCTTTCTTCAGGAAGCACAGGTCATGAAGAAGCTCAGGCACGAAAAGCTGGTCCAGCTTTATGCCGTCGTGTCTGAGGAGCCCATCTACATTGTGACGGAATACATGAGTCAAG GCAGCTTACTGGACTTCCTGAAAGGTGAAGCAGGAAAAATGCTGCGTCTGCCGCAGCTGGTGGACATGGCTGCTCAG ATCGCGGCTGGAATGGCGTACGTGGAGAGGATGAACTACGTCCACCGAGACTTGCGAGCTGCCAACATCCTGGTGGGAGACAGTCTGGTGTGTAAGGTGGCTGACTTCGGTCTAGCGAGACTCATTGAAGACAACGAGTACACGGCAAGACAAG GAGCGAAGTTCCCGATCAAGTGGACGGCACCAGAAGCGGCGCTGTACGGCCGTTTTACAATAAAGTCAGATGTCTGGTCATTTGGTGTGCTGCTGACAGAGCTGGCCACTAAAGGCAGAGTGCCATATCCAG GTATGGTGAACCGTGAGGTCCTTGACCAGGTGGAGCGCGGCTACAGAATGCCCTGCCCATCTGAGTGCCCCGGATCGTTGCACGACCTTATGCTGTCCTGCTGGAGGAAGGATCCAGAAGAGAGGCCAACATTCGAGTACCTTCAGGGCTTCCTAGAGGACTACTTCACCTCCACAGAACCCCAGTATCAGCCTGGGGAGAACCTATAG